DNA sequence from the Gemmatimonadales bacterium genome:
GGCGGGACCGTGTATCACATAGATGGAAGGTGTCCCTGGGGGCGGCAGATTCCTGAGGACCTGCTGGTGAGGAATCGCGGTGGGCTTCCGCTGTGCCCTACCTGTCGTGCGCGGACAGAGGCGAAGCCGCCGAGTGGGCCGTTCCCGCAGGTGAGTGTTCCGGCAGAGGCCGAGTCAGGCGATGGCGAGCCGCGCAGGCGGCGGAGGGACGAGTAGACGGCCGCGCACTCGACTTGTACTCGAGAGCCTCCCAGGTGCGGTGTGACAGCCGGCGCGGGCCCATCTTGTGTAGCCGGTTCGCACCGAAGATGTTTCCGGCACCTGCGGGGGCGTAGCTCAGTTGGTAGAGCAAGGGACTTTTAATCCCTAGGTCGTGGGTTCGAGTCCCACCGCCCTCATAAGGACTTAGCTACTTCCGCTGTCCCGACTGCGGGACTTTCAGTGGCGCCCCCCAACAGATTCCCCAAGATTCGCGCATGATCGGCCCGGAGCCGCCGCCGCGCATACCGGCCCGTCATCACCACGGTCGTGTGGCCCAACGTCGCCTGAATCATCGGCAGGTCGGCCCCGGCATCCGTCGCCCACTGCGCCATCGCGTGCCTGAGATCGTTGAGCCGGAGTCCCGCGCACCCGGCCCGGCTCGCCGCGCGCCGCCAGACGGCCCGGAGCCGCCAGTGAGTGACGGGGCAGGGCACCGCTGCCACGATCCAGGGCCAGAGCCGGGGCTCCTTCAGCACTTTCGTTGACCAACCAATGTAACAATCCAACACTCCTGTCAGATCCGCGCCGACGCAGCCCGCTCTCTGTAGGGAGCAGCGGATTCGCTGTGATCTCCCTACTTACCTCACAGGGAGCACCGGTATGACGGAGCATCAGTGCAGCACCCCCACGAAGAAGGGTCGACCCTGCCCCTTCAATGCGGATCGCGTCGTCAGCGGCGCCTGGTTCTGCCACGTCCATGACCCCGATGGACTGTGCCAGGCACACCTTCGCGACCAGGCACTCGACCGCGCGTCTCGGCGAACCCCGAAGGGGAAGAACTCGGGGGGGCCAAAGACGGTGTCCCGCACACGAGCCCGCCGCAGAGCCTGGAAAGCGAGCAGTCAGGAGCATCGCCAAAATTGGATGATCGCCGGGTGCGGCAAGGCTGAGCGACCCACAGTAGTGGCGGAAGCACCCCTCACCACAGAGGACAAGTACCGCTGGGTCCACAATCCGCCAGCACCAAGTAGAAGCCTAGGTCATCAACGGCCATGAGATCGCCGAGCATGGTCCTCGGCGCGACGCCGCGCTCAAGCGCGGCAATAATCTGGCAGACGATGCGGTCGTGGATCGTGGGGCCAGGTGGTCCCTGAAGTCATCGATTATGAAATGGCTAAGGGCGGACGCTACTCGTCTGTGGATGCGCGGCAAGCCGTGGAACGGGAACGTGTTCCGATGGACGGGTAGCCCGTCGAACCGGCCGCATGGTAGGGTGAGCGGGAGGGGGGGGTAAGGACAGGGGTATCGGAGGGGGTGGTGACCCCTTCTAGGACGGACCCCCTGGATTAGGCGCCGTGAGTCGGAATGGACCGGCCAGCGCGTCGGTGAGGCGATGGCCCGGTCTTCTCTGGAGATCCGGAGTGGCCAAGCCCAGGCGGTTGCCCATCTGAGCAGGTCGACTGGTCCCGCTGCTGCCGCGCTGGTATCGTTGGACATCCCCATCAGAGCACGCCATTGGCAGTAGATCTCCGC
Encoded proteins:
- a CDS encoding tyrosine-type recombinase/integrase, whose amino-acid sequence is MLKEPRLWPWIVAAVPCPVTHWRLRAVWRRAASRAGCAGLRLNDLRHAMAQWATDAGADLPMIQATLGHTTVVMTGRYARRRLRADHARILGNLLGGATESPAVGTAEVAKSL